A single region of the Sciurus carolinensis chromosome 14, mSciCar1.2, whole genome shotgun sequence genome encodes:
- the LOC124963916 gene encoding lipocalin Can f 6.0101-like isoform X2, with product MKLLLLGVWLGLAWAQQDQSPVPVQPGFHPEQVEGPWHTIKLGATNRSVIEEGGSYLCFMSDIKLLEDGNLNITYFHKEDGVCVQEFYIGEKTSTPGRFTFEYEGKNFLTFVATGHDFLIMDLENHNEAGILIVVELHGRTFLVDKEGQEVYRKHTLRRGIGQDHIVDLSAHVRCTSLGS from the exons ATGAAGCTGCTTCTGCTGGGCGTCTGGCTGGGCCTGGCCTGGGCCCAGCAGGACCAAAGCCCGGTGCCCGTGCAACCTGGCTTCCATCCTGAACAG GTGGAGGGACCCTGGCACACCATCAAACTCGGTGCCACTAACCGGTCTGTTATTGAGGAAGGGGGCTCCTACCTGTGTTTCATGTCTGACATCAAACTCCTGGAGGACGGAAACTTGAACATCACCTACTTCCACAA GGAAGACGGAGTGTGTGTGCAGGAATTCTACATTGGGGAGAAGACCAGCACGCCTGGCCGCTTTACCTTTGAGT ATGAAGGTAAAAACTTCCTCACCTTCGTGGCCACGGGCCATGACTTCCTCATCATGGACCTGGAGAACCACAACGAGGCGGGGATTCTGATTGTGGTGGAGCTCCATGGTAG GACCTTCCTGGTGGACAAGGAGGGGCAGGAGGTGTACAGGAAGCACACACTCAGGAGAGGTATCGGGCAGGACCACATCGTCGACCTGTCTGCACACG TAAGATGCACCTCCCTGGGGTCCTAG
- the LOC124963916 gene encoding lipocalin Can f 6.0101-like isoform X1 codes for MKLLLLGVWLGLAWAQQDQSPVPVQPGFHPEQVEGPWHTIKLGATNRSVIEEGGSYLCFMSDIKLLEDGNLNITYFHKEDGVCVQEFYIGEKTSTPGRFTFEYEGKNFLTFVATGHDFLIMDLENHNEAGILIVVELHGRTFLVDKEGQEVYRKHTLRRGIGQDHIVDLSAHVRCTSLGS; via the exons ATGAAGCTGCTTCTGCTGGGCGTCTGGCTGGGCCTGGCCTGGGCCCAGCAGGACCAAAGCCCGGTGCCCGTGCAACCTGGCTTCCATCCTGAACAG GTGGAGGGACCCTGGCACACCATCAAACTCGGTGCCACTAACCGGTCTGTTATTGAGGAAGGGGGCTCCTACCTGTGTTTCATGTCTGACATCAAACTCCTGGAGGACGGAAACTTGAACATCACCTACTTCCACAA GGAAGACGGAGTGTGTGTGCAGGAATTCTACATTGGGGAGAAGACCAGCACGCCTGGCCGCTTTACCTTTGAGT ATGAAGGTAAAAACTTCCTCACCTTCGTGGCCACGGGCCATGACTTCCTCATCATGGACCTGGAGAACCACAACGAGGCGGGGATTCTGATTGTGGTGGAGCTCCATG GCAGGACCTTCCTGGTGGACAAGGAGGGGCAGGAGGTGTACAGGAAGCACACACTCAGGAGAGGTATCGGGCAGGACCACATCGTCGACCTGTCTGCACACG TAAGATGCACCTCCCTGGGGTCCTAG
- the LOC124963914 gene encoding beta-lactoglobulin isoform X1, which translates to MEQMRLHPPVSSLVLLSRQTTSRLPGQAHDVTKLARQPGHILPPPRHRRVQGGGPSWGRTGMGRTHTVRRLLRRGCWRTFAEQRGRPGAAPQGLRTRMLLLLLLALSLGLASAQETLEEVPVQPGFDAQKVEGRWLTMQLATSHKDLVLPTDPLRLALHSIQTREGGDMELVLFWMCECQAAPSPGSREPWRGLPGWGSPSPQRQANWEPQEGDLFPRGEGVCRGMNVTIHPAGRPGQYQGSSVGGSMHICFVSTDYSNLILYVRLEDVEVTSLWALLARTMLEDPMWLGRYLEYVEKFHLQKVLVFNVAVSMSGIPMSRRGLDWLHTQLGHP; encoded by the exons ATGGAGCAGATGCGTCTGCATCCTCCTGTGTCCTCCTTGGTCCTCCTCAGTAGGCAGACCACCTCCAGGCTCCCAGGACAGGCTCACGATGTGACCAAGCTGGCCCGACAACCAGGCCACATCCTCCCGCCGCCCAGACACAGGCGGGTGCAGGGAGGCGGACCGTCCTGGGGAAGGACTGGGATGGGGAGGACGCACACTGTCCGGCGGCTGCTCAGGAGAGGCTGCTGGAGGACGTTCGCAGAGCAGAGAGGGAGGCCAGGAGCTGCTCCCCAGGGCCTGCGCACcaggatgctgctgctgctgctgctggccctCAGCCTGGGCCTGGCCAGCGCCCAGGAGACTCTAGAGGAGGTGCCCGTGCAGCCTGGCTTTGACGCACAGAAG GTGGAGGGACGTTGgctcaccatgcagctggccACCAGCCACAAAGATCTGGTCTTGCCAACTGACCCGCTGAGACTTGCTCTCCACTCCATCCAGACCAGAGAGGGTGGTGACATGGAGTTGGTGCTGTTCTGGAT GTGCGAGTGCCAGGCTGCCCCAAGCCCAGGGAGCCGAGAGCCCTGGAGAGGACTCCCAGGGTGGGGCTCCCCATCTCCCCAAAGACAGGCCAACTGGGAGCCGCAAGAGGGTGACCTTTTTCCCAGAGGAGAAGGGGTATGTAGAGGAATGAACGTCACTATCCATCCAGCTGGGCGGCCAGGCCAGTACCAAGGCTCCT CTGTCGGGGGCAGTATGCACATCTGCTTTGTTAGCACCGACTACAGCAACCTCATTCTTTATGTGCGCTTGGAGGACGTCGAGGTCACCAGCCTGTGGGCACTTCTGG CGAGGACAATGCTCGAGGACCCCATGTGGCTGGGGAGGTACCTGGAGTATGTGGAGAAGTTCCACCTGCAGAAGGTCCTGGTCTTCAATGTGGCTG TTTCCATGAGTGGCATCCCCATGAGCAGAAGGGGTCTGGATTGGCTGCACACACAGCTTGGCCATCCCTGA
- the Glt6d1 gene encoding putative glycosyltransferase 6 domain-containing protein 1: MNSKRRMLLLLSVLLSLMMAKHYLRKRLDVTTTTDWLAPILWEGTFSTQALDKYYQRRNITVGLAVFASGRFADKYLELFLQSANKYFMPGHRVVFYIMTDSHLRRPSMALRPLCTFQMLLMEEETWWSDVDLVRMKVLGEHIVTHILQEADFLFSMAANLVFQDDFGVETLGTSVAQLHGWWYFRNTRNYPYERQSQSAAYIPFGQGDFFYGGSIVGGTPQKILDLIREYLRGVIHDLEKGLNSTFERYLNKFFFLNKPAKLLSPEYGWDSTFNVPPQVHYVKVALHAERR, encoded by the exons ATGAATTCTAAACGAAGAATGCTGCtactgctttcagttcttttatccCTGATGATGGCCAAGCACTACTTAAG GAAACGCCTGGACGTCACCACCACCACGGACTGGCTGGCGCCCATCTTGTGGGAAGGCACTTTCAGCACACAGGCCCTGGACAAGTACTACCAGAGGCGGAACATCACCGTGGGCCTGGCGGTCTTTGCTAGTGGCAG GTTTGCAGACAAGTACCTGGAGCTGTTCTTGCAGTCAGCCAACAAGTACTTCATGCCCGGCCACAGGGTGGTCTTCTACATCATGACGGACAGCCACCTCAGGCGGCCCAGCATGGCACTCCGCCCTCTCTGCACCTTCCAGATGCTTCTGATGGAGGAGGAGACGTGGTGGTCGGACGTCGACCTGGTGCGCATGAAGGTGCTGGGGGAGCACATCGTGACGCACATCCTGCAGGAGGCCGACTTCCTCTTCAGCATGGCCGCCAACCTGGTCTTCCAGGACGACTTTGGGGTGGAGACGCTGGGCACGTCTGTGGCTCAGCTCCACGGCTGGTGGTATTTTAGGAACACCAGGAACTACCCTTACGAGAGGCAGTCTCAGTCAGCAGCCTACATCCCGTTCGGGCAGGGAGACTTCTTTTACGGTGGCTCCATCGTGGGTGGCACGCCCCAGAAGATCTTGGACCTTATCAGGGAATACCTGCGGGGGGTCATCCACGACCTGGAAAAGGGGCTCAATAGCACCTTCGAAAGGTACCTCAACAAGTTCTTCTTCCTCAACAAGCCGGCCAAGCTGCTGTCCCCTGAGTACGGCTGGGACTCCACGTTCAACGTGCCCCCCCAGGTGCACTATGTCAAGGTGGCTCTGCACGCTGAGAGGAGATGA
- the LOC124963914 gene encoding beta-lactoglobulin isoform X2, which yields MEQMRLHPPVSSLVLLSRQTTSRLPGQAHDVTKLARQPGHILPPPRHRRVQGGGPSWGRTGMGRTHTVRRLLRRGCWRTFAEQRGRPGAAPQGLRTRMLLLLLLALSLGLASAQETLEEVPVQPGFDAQKVEGRWLTMQLATSHKDLVLPTDPLRLALHSIQTREGGDMELVLFWIGEGVCRGMNVTIHPAGRPGQYQGSSVGGSMHICFVSTDYSNLILYVRLEDVEVTSLWALLARTMLEDPMWLGRYLEYVEKFHLQKVLVFNVAVSMSGIPMSRRGLDWLHTQLGHP from the exons ATGGAGCAGATGCGTCTGCATCCTCCTGTGTCCTCCTTGGTCCTCCTCAGTAGGCAGACCACCTCCAGGCTCCCAGGACAGGCTCACGATGTGACCAAGCTGGCCCGACAACCAGGCCACATCCTCCCGCCGCCCAGACACAGGCGGGTGCAGGGAGGCGGACCGTCCTGGGGAAGGACTGGGATGGGGAGGACGCACACTGTCCGGCGGCTGCTCAGGAGAGGCTGCTGGAGGACGTTCGCAGAGCAGAGAGGGAGGCCAGGAGCTGCTCCCCAGGGCCTGCGCACcaggatgctgctgctgctgctgctggccctCAGCCTGGGCCTGGCCAGCGCCCAGGAGACTCTAGAGGAGGTGCCCGTGCAGCCTGGCTTTGACGCACAGAAG GTGGAGGGACGTTGgctcaccatgcagctggccACCAGCCACAAAGATCTGGTCTTGCCAACTGACCCGCTGAGACTTGCTCTCCACTCCATCCAGACCAGAGAGGGTGGTGACATGGAGTTGGTGCTGTTCTGGAT AGGAGAAGGGGTATGTAGAGGAATGAACGTCACTATCCATCCAGCTGGGCGGCCAGGCCAGTACCAAGGCTCCT CTGTCGGGGGCAGTATGCACATCTGCTTTGTTAGCACCGACTACAGCAACCTCATTCTTTATGTGCGCTTGGAGGACGTCGAGGTCACCAGCCTGTGGGCACTTCTGG CGAGGACAATGCTCGAGGACCCCATGTGGCTGGGGAGGTACCTGGAGTATGTGGAGAAGTTCCACCTGCAGAAGGTCCTGGTCTTCAATGTGGCTG TTTCCATGAGTGGCATCCCCATGAGCAGAAGGGGTCTGGATTGGCTGCACACACAGCTTGGCCATCCCTGA